From the genome of Bactrocera oleae isolate idBacOlea1 chromosome 2, idBacOlea1, whole genome shotgun sequence, one region includes:
- the LOC106620007 gene encoding uncharacterized protein gives MPLKNKSEYIPIKCEGWNGKFLYDNGAANNVSKVRRHNQNVTDTSNFYGYSSEPIILPVSWDGTFAKSGETRIQPERNRSNDSEYFQYNMEPTVLPTEWNGEFQLDPNDIRIKPERNHSDPRDYAEASRFKRVS, from the coding sequence ATGCCTTTGAAGAATAAGAGCGAATATATACCCATCAAATGTGAGGGTTGGAACGGCAAATTCCTTTATGATAACGGTGCGGCGAATAATGTTTCGAAAGTGCGCCGACACAATCAAAATGTGACCGATACCTCCAACTTTTATGGCTACAGCAGTGAACCGATCATTCTGCCTGTGAGCTGGGACGGCACATTTGCGAAGAGCGGGGAGACCCGTATACAACCAGAACGCAATCGTTCCAATGATTCGGAATACTTTCAATACAATATGGAACCTACCGTGTTGCCGACAGAATGGAATGGCGAATTTCAATTGGATCCCAATGATATACGCATCAAGCCCGAACGCAATCACTCGGATCCGCGTGACTATGCGGAGGCCAGTCGTTTCAAGCGTGTCAGTTAA